The following proteins are co-located in the Pseudarthrobacter siccitolerans genome:
- a CDS encoding cation:proton antiporter regulatory subunit, giving the protein MNVDETDLPGLGRRKDFMTASGRRIGVVELREGQTELIVSTWDDPDTCQASIPLTSDEAATLGNLLGGQHLAMKLTEEHKDVPGIVTRQFSIAPGSPFQNQPMGKACIRTRCGVSIVAIMREGEVLPSPGPDVVLHTGDLLVAVGTQEGLDSAADILRNG; this is encoded by the coding sequence ATGAACGTGGATGAGACGGACCTTCCGGGCCTCGGCCGGCGGAAGGATTTTATGACGGCTTCCGGCCGCCGGATCGGCGTCGTGGAGCTGCGGGAAGGCCAGACGGAACTCATCGTTTCCACCTGGGATGATCCCGATACCTGCCAGGCGTCAATCCCCTTGACTTCGGATGAAGCAGCAACCCTCGGCAACCTGCTGGGCGGGCAGCACCTGGCCATGAAGCTGACGGAGGAACACAAGGATGTTCCCGGCATCGTCACCCGGCAGTTTTCCATCGCTCCGGGCTCCCCGTTCCAGAACCAGCCCATGGGGAAGGCCTGCATCCGTACCCGCTGCGGCGTTTCCATCGTGGCGATCATGCGCGAAGGTGAGGTGCTCCCTTCGCCGGGACCAGACGTCGTACTTCACACCGGTGATCTGCTTGTTGCTGTAGGCACGCAGGAAGGCCTCGATTCGGCGGCCGATATCCTTCGCAACGGATAA
- the dcd gene encoding dCTP deaminase has product MLISDRDIRAEIDSQRIVLEPYDPAMVQPSSVDVRIDKFFRLFDNHKYAHIDPAEEQPELTRLVEVEQNEPFILHPGEFVLGSTYETVTLPDDIAARLEGKSSLGRLGLLTHSTAGFIDPGFSGHVTLELSNMATLPIKLWPGMKIGQLCFFRLTSAAAYPYGQGDYGNRYQGQRGPTASRSHLNFHRTAI; this is encoded by the coding sequence GTGCTGATCTCTGACCGCGATATTCGTGCCGAAATTGACTCCCAGCGGATCGTCCTTGAACCGTACGATCCGGCGATGGTCCAGCCGTCGTCCGTGGATGTGCGGATCGATAAATTTTTCCGCCTGTTCGACAACCACAAGTACGCGCACATCGATCCTGCGGAAGAGCAGCCGGAACTCACGCGCCTGGTGGAGGTGGAACAGAATGAACCGTTCATCCTGCACCCCGGCGAGTTCGTCCTCGGCTCAACCTATGAGACCGTCACCCTGCCGGATGACATCGCCGCGCGGCTGGAAGGCAAGTCCTCGCTGGGCCGGCTTGGCCTGCTGACGCACTCCACTGCGGGGTTCATCGACCCCGGCTTCTCCGGGCACGTCACCTTGGAACTTTCCAACATGGCCACGCTGCCCATCAAGCTGTGGCCGGGCATGAAAATCGGCCAGCTCTGCTTCTTCCGCCTGACCTCCGCGGCCGCGTACCCGTACGGCCAGGGCGACTACGGCAACCGCTACCAGGGCCAGCGGGGACCCACAGCCAGCCGCAGCCACCTGAACTTCCACCGCACGGCCATCTAG
- a CDS encoding cation:proton antiporter: protein MDPLALTLIELGAVVFCLGLLARLAGRIGMSPIPLYLLGGLAFGAGGIVKLEGMHEFAHLSGEIGVILLLLMLGLEYTAAELFTGLRRSWQAGVLDLVLNFLPGAALALMLGWGGVGAMVMGGVTYISSSGIAAKVITDLGRLGNRETPVVLSILVFEDLAMAVYLPILTATLAGVSFLGGLTTVGIALAVVSLVLMVALKHGHHVSKAVHSENSEVFLLNVLGAALLVAGVASAMQVSAAVGAFMLGIAISGATAHNATRILEPLRDLFAAIFFVAFGLNTDPTSIPPVLGWALVLAVMTAVTKMVTGIWAAKGAGIARPGRLRAGATLIARGEFSIVIAGLAVASGAVTDELAALATAYVLLMAVIGPLAARYVEPLVKPLLRPVGVAAKA from the coding sequence ATGGACCCGTTGGCCCTGACCCTCATCGAGCTGGGGGCCGTTGTGTTCTGCCTCGGCCTTTTGGCCAGGCTGGCCGGACGGATCGGAATGTCGCCCATCCCGCTTTACCTGTTAGGCGGGCTGGCCTTCGGTGCCGGCGGGATCGTCAAGCTCGAAGGTATGCACGAGTTTGCCCACCTCTCCGGGGAAATCGGCGTTATCCTGCTGCTTCTTATGCTCGGCCTGGAATATACAGCTGCCGAGCTTTTCACTGGCCTGCGCCGCTCCTGGCAGGCCGGCGTCCTGGATCTGGTCCTGAACTTCCTCCCGGGCGCCGCCCTTGCGCTGATGCTTGGCTGGGGCGGCGTGGGGGCCATGGTGATGGGCGGCGTCACCTACATCTCCTCATCAGGAATCGCGGCCAAGGTCATCACCGACCTGGGCCGGCTGGGTAACCGCGAGACGCCAGTGGTGCTGTCCATCCTCGTGTTCGAAGACCTGGCCATGGCCGTCTACCTGCCCATCCTCACGGCTACGCTGGCCGGTGTAAGTTTCCTCGGCGGGCTGACGACAGTGGGTATTGCGCTGGCTGTGGTGAGCCTGGTGCTGATGGTGGCGCTGAAGCATGGGCACCACGTCTCAAAAGCCGTGCACAGCGAAAACTCGGAAGTCTTCCTCCTGAACGTCCTGGGTGCGGCGCTGCTGGTGGCAGGCGTGGCATCGGCAATGCAGGTGTCCGCGGCAGTAGGGGCCTTTATGCTTGGCATCGCCATTTCGGGCGCCACAGCCCACAACGCAACCCGTATCCTGGAGCCGCTCAGGGACCTCTTTGCCGCCATCTTCTTTGTGGCATTCGGCCTGAACACCGATCCCACGTCCATCCCGCCGGTTCTGGGCTGGGCGCTGGTGCTGGCCGTCATGACCGCGGTCACCAAAATGGTCACCGGCATCTGGGCTGCGAAGGGTGCCGGTATTGCACGCCCGGGGCGCCTCCGTGCCGGAGCGACGCTCATAGCCCGCGGCGAATTCTCCATAGTGATTGCCGGACTCGCGGTGGCGTCCGGCGCGGTCACTGACGAGCTCGCGGCGCTGGCTACCGCCTATGTGCTCCTGATGGCGGTCATCGGTCCGCTCGCCGCCCGCTACGTGGAACCGCTCGTCAAGCCGTTGCTGCGGCCCGTGGGCGTCGCTGCGAAAGCCTAG
- a CDS encoding N(5)-(carboxyethyl)ornithine synthase has translation MTGRGNKLTLGVLASTRKAAERRLPIHPLHLERIAPEVRQHLILEQGYGERFGVSDNHLSTLVGKMASKEALLAAADVVLLPKPQPADLSELRDGQVLWGWPHCVQDRAITQLAIDKKLTLIAFEAMNHWASDGGFGLHVFHKNNELAGYCSVLHALALTGSTGDYGRRLSAVVIGFGATARGAVTALNAHGVHDVQVLTNRGVAAVGAPIHSVNIVQFDHDDEAPFLSQVITERGRVPLAPFLAESDIVVNCTLQDPNNPLTYLQTEDLAAFRPGSLIVDVSCDEGMGFSWARSTTFADPMFTVGDHINYYAVDHSPSYLWNSATWEISQALLPFLDTVMDGPEAWARNDTIARAIEIRDGVVLNKDVLEFQKREDVYPHAAR, from the coding sequence GTGACAGGCCGCGGGAACAAATTGACCTTAGGCGTCCTGGCTTCCACTCGTAAGGCCGCCGAGCGCCGGCTCCCCATCCACCCTTTGCATCTTGAGCGGATAGCACCTGAGGTGCGTCAGCACCTCATCCTTGAGCAGGGCTACGGTGAGCGTTTCGGCGTCTCAGACAACCACCTCTCCACCCTTGTGGGGAAAATGGCCAGTAAGGAAGCGCTGCTGGCGGCTGCCGACGTCGTACTCCTGCCCAAGCCGCAGCCGGCGGATCTGTCCGAACTGCGGGACGGGCAGGTCCTTTGGGGCTGGCCGCACTGCGTACAGGACCGCGCCATCACGCAATTGGCCATTGACAAGAAGCTGACCCTGATCGCCTTCGAAGCCATGAACCACTGGGCCAGTGATGGCGGTTTTGGCCTGCATGTCTTCCACAAGAACAACGAATTGGCCGGGTATTGCTCGGTGCTGCACGCCTTGGCCCTGACGGGTTCCACCGGCGATTACGGGCGCCGCCTCAGCGCTGTGGTGATCGGCTTCGGAGCCACCGCCCGGGGTGCGGTGACCGCGCTGAATGCCCACGGGGTCCATGACGTCCAAGTCCTGACCAACCGTGGAGTGGCCGCCGTCGGCGCCCCCATCCACTCAGTGAATATCGTCCAGTTTGATCACGACGACGAAGCGCCCTTCTTGAGCCAGGTCATCACCGAGCGTGGCAGGGTGCCTCTCGCACCCTTCCTGGCCGAGAGCGACATCGTGGTCAACTGCACCTTGCAGGACCCCAATAATCCACTGACCTACCTGCAGACAGAGGATCTTGCCGCCTTCAGACCGGGCAGCCTGATCGTCGACGTGTCCTGTGACGAAGGAATGGGGTTCAGCTGGGCCAGGTCCACCACGTTCGCAGATCCAATGTTCACGGTCGGTGACCACATCAACTACTACGCGGTGGACCACAGCCCGTCCTATCTCTGGAACTCGGCCACCTGGGAGATCAGCCAGGCTTTGCTCCCGTTCCTGGACACGGTCATGGATGGCCCGGAAGCTTGGGCGCGGAACGACACCATCGCCCGCGCCATCGAGATCCGCGATGGCGTGGTTCTAAACAAGGATGTCCTCGAGTTCCAGAAGCGGGAAGACGTGTACCCGCACGCGGCCCGGTAG
- a CDS encoding Na+/H+ antiporter subunit A yields MITVLAVHFTVAVLAPFFFRAWGRNAFYILAAVPAASFAWLLFQHAPVYSSDGAVAEVVPWIPGLQLELAFRMDALAWVMSLLVLGVGSLVLVYCARYFKEKDEDLGGFGAQLLAFAGAMFGLVVADDLLLLFIFWELTTILSYLLIGFARTRLAARRSALQALMVTTAGGLAMLVGLIMLGQAAGSYRISAILQQAPDLVNGTSAAMVSGAVVLILVGAITKSALVPFHFWLPGAMAAPTPVSAYLHAAAMVKAGIYLVARLAPGFAGTSYWQPVVLGLGLATMLVGGYRALRQTDIKLILAYGTVSQLGFLTMVVGLGTPDAALAGLAMLLAHGLFKATLFLVVGIIDHQSGTRDVTKLSGVFRSSRALGIVAAIGAASMAGVPLLGGFVAKESVLEAFVHHAGNPEAGAWGTVVLAGLVLGSVLTFAYSARFMWGAFATKPGVERTPFKAISPSFLAAPAILSLLTIVYGLWPVPVDAWIQPYAALFASTPSDAGTAPGQAGHLALWHGFTPALGLTALTFALGLAMYFGRNAVARVQSLVPPWVDADKAYQLTIGALDDVAVWITGRTQRGSLYYYLAVILSVAFVLPLSAILLAGKPLPDGIYLLDPGSPIQLVVGAGIVIGALAAVKANKRFLAVLMVSVTGYGIALMFALQGAPDLALTQMLVETIILVAFVLAMRSLPPELRDRTGGKYRAVRVIIGLAFGVTMVFAAIQAMGARIATPVSLEFPRLAYEGGGGLNIVNVTLVDIRAWDTFGEISVLALAATGVASLIFVRGRGDRIRNSATVAAGTVGRLRGIDPGTRDAAALAVSRKFAASARDAWIVAGRTLAPERRSIIFEVVTRLVFHSMIIFSLYLLLAGHNLPGGGFAGGLTAGLALTIRYLAGGRFELREATPVSAGALLGIGLAVAAASGAVPLLLGGQVFQTAIIELWLPVFGDIKFVTSTIFDIGVYIVVVGLVLDVLRSLGAEIDEHFEERFADPAGDVPDDEQDFAASAPADVPASDGEPEGVPAETTSRGQA; encoded by the coding sequence GTGATCACAGTCCTTGCCGTGCACTTTACGGTGGCTGTGCTGGCGCCGTTCTTCTTCAGGGCTTGGGGCCGCAACGCTTTCTACATCCTGGCCGCTGTTCCCGCGGCATCCTTTGCCTGGCTCCTGTTCCAGCACGCTCCCGTCTATTCGAGTGACGGCGCGGTAGCCGAAGTGGTCCCGTGGATCCCGGGCCTCCAGCTCGAGCTCGCCTTCCGGATGGATGCACTTGCCTGGGTGATGTCCCTCCTGGTGCTGGGCGTCGGCTCACTGGTGCTGGTGTACTGCGCGCGGTACTTCAAGGAAAAGGACGAGGACCTCGGCGGCTTTGGTGCGCAGCTCCTGGCATTCGCCGGCGCCATGTTCGGCCTCGTCGTGGCGGACGACCTGCTGCTGCTGTTCATCTTCTGGGAACTCACCACCATCCTGTCCTACCTCCTGATCGGTTTCGCCCGCACCAGGCTGGCAGCCCGGCGGTCGGCGCTGCAGGCGCTCATGGTTACCACCGCGGGGGGCCTTGCCATGCTGGTGGGCCTCATCATGCTGGGGCAGGCCGCCGGTTCCTACCGGATCTCGGCCATCCTCCAGCAGGCCCCCGACCTGGTGAACGGGACGTCCGCAGCGATGGTGAGTGGCGCCGTCGTCCTTATCCTGGTGGGCGCCATCACCAAATCCGCGCTGGTCCCCTTCCATTTCTGGCTTCCCGGAGCCATGGCCGCGCCCACGCCGGTGAGCGCTTACCTGCACGCCGCGGCGATGGTCAAAGCGGGCATTTACCTGGTGGCAAGGCTGGCACCGGGCTTCGCCGGGACGTCCTACTGGCAGCCGGTGGTGCTGGGCCTCGGGCTGGCGACGATGCTGGTGGGCGGCTACCGGGCGCTGCGCCAGACCGACATCAAGCTCATCCTCGCGTATGGCACGGTCAGCCAGCTCGGTTTCCTCACCATGGTGGTGGGGCTCGGCACGCCGGATGCGGCCCTCGCCGGCCTGGCGATGCTGCTGGCCCATGGCCTGTTCAAAGCCACGCTGTTCCTGGTGGTGGGCATCATCGACCACCAGTCGGGCACCCGCGATGTCACCAAGCTGTCCGGGGTCTTCCGGTCCTCGCGCGCCTTGGGCATCGTGGCCGCGATTGGTGCAGCTTCCATGGCCGGTGTTCCGCTCCTGGGCGGGTTTGTGGCCAAGGAATCGGTGCTGGAGGCGTTTGTCCACCACGCCGGTAACCCCGAAGCCGGCGCGTGGGGGACGGTGGTCCTGGCCGGACTGGTCCTGGGATCCGTCCTCACCTTCGCGTACAGCGCCCGCTTTATGTGGGGTGCATTCGCCACCAAGCCCGGCGTGGAACGCACCCCCTTCAAGGCCATCAGCCCTTCCTTCCTGGCCGCGCCCGCCATCCTCAGCCTCCTGACCATCGTTTACGGCCTCTGGCCGGTCCCCGTTGACGCGTGGATTCAGCCGTATGCGGCGCTGTTTGCCTCCACCCCGTCCGACGCCGGCACCGCACCCGGACAGGCCGGCCACCTCGCACTGTGGCATGGCTTCACCCCGGCACTGGGACTGACGGCCCTCACCTTCGCGCTGGGCCTGGCAATGTACTTCGGCCGCAACGCCGTGGCGCGGGTCCAGTCGCTGGTGCCGCCGTGGGTGGACGCGGACAAGGCCTACCAGCTGACCATCGGTGCGCTGGATGACGTGGCGGTATGGATCACCGGCCGCACCCAGCGCGGTTCGCTGTACTACTACCTTGCCGTCATCCTGAGCGTCGCCTTTGTGCTGCCGCTCTCGGCCATCCTGCTGGCAGGCAAGCCCCTCCCGGACGGGATTTACCTGCTTGATCCGGGCTCCCCGATCCAGCTGGTGGTGGGTGCGGGCATCGTGATCGGTGCCCTGGCCGCCGTCAAAGCGAACAAGCGGTTCCTGGCCGTCCTCATGGTTTCGGTCACCGGCTACGGCATCGCCCTGATGTTTGCGCTGCAGGGCGCCCCGGACCTGGCCCTGACCCAAATGCTGGTGGAGACCATCATCCTGGTGGCCTTCGTCCTGGCGATGCGCAGCCTGCCCCCCGAACTGCGGGACCGCACCGGCGGCAAGTACCGCGCGGTGCGTGTGATCATCGGGTTGGCCTTCGGCGTCACCATGGTCTTCGCCGCGATCCAGGCCATGGGCGCACGGATCGCGACGCCGGTGTCCCTGGAGTTCCCGCGCCTCGCCTACGAGGGCGGCGGCGGATTGAACATCGTCAACGTGACGCTCGTGGACATCCGCGCCTGGGACACGTTCGGCGAGATCAGCGTCCTGGCACTGGCAGCCACGGGTGTGGCCAGCCTGATCTTCGTCCGCGGCCGCGGCGACCGGATCAGGAACTCCGCCACCGTCGCCGCAGGCACCGTGGGCCGACTCAGGGGAATCGACCCCGGTACGCGGGACGCCGCTGCGCTTGCGGTCAGCCGGAAGTTCGCCGCCTCAGCCCGCGATGCGTGGATCGTTGCAGGCCGCACCCTGGCCCCGGAACGGCGCTCCATCATCTTCGAGGTGGTCACCCGGCTGGTTTTCCACTCCATGATCATCTTCTCGCTCTACCTCCTGCTGGCGGGACACAACCTGCCCGGCGGCGGTTTTGCCGGCGGCCTGACGGCAGGACTGGCCCTGACCATCCGGTACCTGGCGGGCGGGCGGTTCGAACTTCGGGAAGCCACTCCTGTCAGCGCCGGTGCCCTGCTGGGGATCGGGCTGGCAGTGGCAGCCGCCTCCGGTGCGGTGCCGTTGCTTTTGGGCGGACAGGTGTTCCAGACGGCCATCATCGAACTCTGGCTGCCGGTGTTCGGCGACATCAAATTCGTCACCTCCACCATCTTCGACATCGGCGTGTACATCGTGGTGGTGGGCCTGGTGCTGGACGTCCTGCGGAGCCTCGGGGCCGAGATCGACGAGCACTTTGAAGAGCGTTTCGCCGATCCCGCCGGCGACGTGCCCGACGACGAGCAGGACTTCGCCGCGAGCGCACCTGCGGATGTGCCCGCCAGTGACGGGGAGCCGGAAGGCGTCCCGGCCGAGACCACCTCGAGGGGCCAAGCATGA
- a CDS encoding Na(+)/H(+) antiporter subunit C yields the protein MSINLTLLIVMGALYACGIYLILERSLTRVLLGLMLLANATNLLILATGGYAGLAPFYSKETAAADYNDPLPQALILTSIVISFAVTAFMLGIIYRTWVLARQDEIQDDVEDLRVAVTPSFDAEDDAEIPAETSEFPVATVLAGGREMAAEHAAAEEKPGSTKVAPGPEGGGM from the coding sequence ATGAGCATCAACCTGACCCTGCTGATCGTGATGGGTGCCCTATACGCCTGCGGGATCTACCTGATCCTGGAACGCAGCCTCACGCGCGTGCTGCTGGGGCTGATGCTCCTGGCCAACGCCACCAACCTGCTGATCCTGGCAACTGGCGGCTACGCCGGCCTCGCACCCTTTTATTCAAAGGAGACGGCGGCGGCGGATTACAACGACCCCCTTCCGCAGGCCCTGATCCTGACGTCCATCGTGATCTCGTTTGCCGTCACCGCATTTATGCTCGGCATCATTTACCGCACCTGGGTCCTGGCCCGCCAGGATGAGATCCAGGATGACGTGGAAGACCTCCGCGTTGCGGTAACCCCAAGTTTCGACGCCGAGGACGACGCCGAGATCCCCGCTGAGACCTCCGAGTTTCCGGTGGCGACGGTTCTGGCAGGCGGCCGTGAAATGGCCGCCGAACACGCAGCCGCAGAAGAAAAACCCGGCTCCACGAAGGTGGCCCCCGGCCCGGAAGGAGGCGGAATGTGA
- a CDS encoding SRPBCC family protein, with the protein MAFAEHEVLIRRDAMAVYLYLLDATNLPLWRDGVRSVKLIQGSAGTKGAVYRKMIAGRSGLSIPADLEITEARPGAEIQFQVTSGLGHRTGGYYLSSEASGTRVRFALEFKPEGRLRFLHRLGFLSRLAQRNLCSELAQLERLNDIMELQAAA; encoded by the coding sequence ATGGCATTCGCAGAGCATGAGGTCCTCATCCGGCGTGACGCCATGGCTGTGTACCTGTATCTGCTCGACGCCACCAACCTTCCGCTGTGGCGCGACGGGGTGCGCAGCGTCAAGCTGATCCAGGGTTCCGCCGGGACCAAAGGTGCTGTCTACCGGAAGATGATTGCAGGACGGTCCGGACTCAGCATTCCTGCCGACCTGGAAATCACTGAGGCAAGGCCAGGGGCAGAAATCCAGTTCCAGGTCACGTCAGGTCTGGGCCACCGCACAGGGGGCTATTACCTCAGCTCCGAAGCCTCAGGAACACGCGTTCGCTTTGCCCTGGAATTCAAGCCGGAGGGCCGGCTCAGGTTCCTTCACCGGCTCGGGTTCCTGAGCAGGCTGGCCCAACGGAACCTCTGCTCCGAGTTGGCCCAGCTGGAGCGCCTCAATGACATCATGGAGCTCCAGGCGGCGGCGTAG
- a CDS encoding CAP domain-containing protein, which produces MLCSLVLVSSSVGVLPSPLAASQSAAAGPHSVTLGPPTADGGGARGDSSVLSRLTPAVDPDIRPASPSSAASAPAAQQVTGQQVTGQQVTGRQAIGQPTTAGASTEALVPPAPATTASASASEVPSIPALWAPDEELETPSPTRLAAPESLSAMPAPEALVPDSNAAAILTVFNRINEYRVSKGLNPVKYHPTVAGLAQEWSDSIASREVIEHRASFWTDPRAMNPNNGAGEVIAIRTDRDAAQLVEWWKGSPGHNAMLLDPRFNVMGAGISYTNSTYQIWGVVNFFGYTTLPAGTINSPGGAGSGGAFPLPAPSMCDAPARHMPPTLDLSAAAIKGPGDLATVDSSGQLLARAASGVRTFAAARVIGSGFAGAKEVFTTDWDRDGAFDLLTQWTSGALTLHRGVATGGFQAPVTLGSGGWDTLTLAVGGWCANNRLPQILALDGAGNLYLYPNRGTGDLYERTLVSAIGAAQKLSMVDYDADGFQDLLALRADGSVQLHRGWGTTALRAETRPTVATGWGDVTGIRPLKDVTALNSTGLALRRANDVVQYWDLTSGSLAAPSNIPGPWTGQRLAQ; this is translated from the coding sequence GTGCTCTGTTCGTTAGTGCTGGTCTCCTCGTCCGTGGGAGTCCTTCCCTCGCCGCTTGCGGCAAGCCAGTCTGCCGCGGCAGGCCCGCACAGTGTCACCCTGGGCCCGCCAACGGCCGACGGCGGCGGCGCCCGGGGCGACAGCTCAGTCCTGTCCCGGCTCACCCCGGCCGTGGATCCGGATATCAGGCCGGCCTCGCCGTCCAGTGCCGCAAGTGCGCCCGCTGCGCAGCAAGTCACCGGACAGCAAGTTACCGGGCAACAAGTCACTGGACGGCAAGCGATCGGGCAGCCCACCACTGCTGGAGCCTCAACCGAGGCGCTGGTGCCACCTGCACCTGCCACAACGGCGTCTGCCTCCGCTTCCGAAGTTCCCTCGATCCCGGCGCTTTGGGCACCTGATGAAGAATTGGAGACGCCCTCACCCACCCGGCTTGCGGCTCCTGAATCCCTTTCCGCCATGCCTGCGCCGGAGGCCCTGGTCCCGGACAGCAATGCGGCAGCTATTCTCACGGTGTTCAACAGGATCAACGAATACCGGGTGTCCAAGGGCCTGAATCCGGTGAAGTACCACCCCACGGTGGCCGGCTTGGCGCAGGAGTGGTCAGACAGTATTGCCTCACGTGAGGTGATTGAGCACCGCGCGAGCTTCTGGACTGACCCGCGTGCCATGAATCCCAACAACGGCGCCGGCGAAGTCATCGCCATCCGCACGGATCGGGACGCAGCCCAGCTGGTGGAATGGTGGAAAGGATCGCCCGGCCACAACGCAATGCTGCTCGATCCGCGTTTCAACGTGATGGGCGCTGGAATCTCCTACACCAACTCCACGTACCAGATCTGGGGCGTGGTGAACTTCTTCGGCTACACCACCCTTCCCGCCGGCACCATCAACTCTCCAGGCGGTGCGGGATCCGGCGGTGCTTTCCCACTGCCCGCCCCCAGCATGTGTGATGCCCCCGCACGTCACATGCCGCCCACGCTGGATCTGTCCGCCGCCGCCATCAAGGGGCCGGGAGACTTGGCAACCGTTGATTCATCCGGGCAACTTCTGGCCCGGGCAGCCAGCGGAGTACGCACCTTCGCCGCGGCCAGGGTCATCGGATCAGGCTTCGCGGGCGCAAAGGAGGTCTTCACCACGGACTGGGACCGTGACGGCGCCTTCGATCTCCTGACGCAATGGACCAGCGGGGCCCTGACCCTGCACCGCGGCGTCGCCACCGGAGGCTTCCAGGCGCCGGTCACCCTCGGGAGCGGAGGATGGGACACGCTGACCCTCGCCGTGGGCGGCTGGTGCGCCAACAACAGGCTTCCCCAGATTCTTGCCCTCGACGGTGCCGGGAACCTTTACCTGTACCCGAACAGGGGCACCGGCGACCTCTACGAGCGCACGCTGGTCAGCGCCATAGGTGCCGCACAGAAGTTGTCCATGGTGGATTACGACGCCGACGGGTTCCAGGATCTGCTGGCCCTTCGGGCGGACGGCTCGGTCCAGCTCCACCGCGGCTGGGGCACCACCGCGTTGCGGGCCGAGACCAGGCCCACCGTTGCCACCGGGTGGGGCGACGTCACCGGGATCCGGCCGCTCAAGGACGTCACGGCACTGAACTCCACGGGCCTTGCCCTGCGCCGGGCAAACGACGTGGTGCAGTATTGGGACCTGACTTCGGGAAGCCTCGCGGCGCCGTCGAACATTCCCGGCCCCTGGACCGGGCAGCGGCTGGCACAGTAA
- a CDS encoding MFS transporter codes for MNSASAPGATQPSSELESGNRATSKGRVLAWASWDWGSAAFNAVMTTFVFTVYLTSNAFGGEDQASAVLGGALAIAGFAIALLAPVTGQRSDAGGRRKLWLGVNTAVVAILTALCFFVFPRPEFLLLGVSLIALGNVFFEFAGVNYNAMLAQISTPRNIGKVSGLGWGAGYLGGIVALLIVLQLFVQPSFEWFGASTQDSLNIRLVAVFSAAWFFVFALPVLFAVPELPKTPQAQRLGMVASYGLLLRRIKAIYATSPHTIYFLLASAVFRDGLAAVFTFGGIIAAGTFGFELSQVIFFAIFGNVVAAVGALIGGFLDDKVGPKAVILGSLVGLLIAGTVILVLGNGEYSFFGMDWQGSTTFWVFGLFLCLFVGPAQSSSRAYLARLAPDGESGELFGLYATTGRAVSFLAPALFTLCITVATPLVAPGEAQRWGILGIMVVLLAGLLVLLPVKSPDKAPIAVVPAA; via the coding sequence ATGAACAGCGCCAGCGCTCCCGGGGCAACGCAGCCTTCCTCAGAACTTGAATCGGGGAACCGGGCCACCAGCAAGGGCCGCGTCCTCGCCTGGGCTTCCTGGGACTGGGGCTCGGCCGCCTTCAACGCGGTGATGACCACCTTCGTCTTCACGGTGTACCTCACCTCGAACGCGTTCGGCGGCGAGGATCAGGCCTCGGCGGTCCTTGGCGGTGCGCTGGCCATCGCGGGTTTCGCCATCGCCTTGCTCGCTCCGGTCACCGGCCAGCGCTCGGACGCCGGCGGCCGGCGCAAGCTGTGGCTCGGAGTCAACACGGCCGTCGTCGCCATCCTGACAGCCCTGTGCTTCTTTGTGTTCCCCCGGCCAGAGTTCCTCCTCCTGGGGGTGTCGCTCATCGCCCTGGGCAACGTATTCTTCGAGTTTGCCGGCGTGAACTACAACGCCATGCTGGCCCAGATTTCCACGCCCCGGAACATCGGCAAGGTCAGCGGGCTGGGCTGGGGAGCCGGGTACCTGGGCGGAATTGTGGCACTGCTGATCGTCCTGCAGCTGTTCGTCCAGCCCAGCTTCGAATGGTTCGGAGCCTCCACCCAGGACAGCCTGAATATCCGGCTTGTCGCTGTTTTCTCCGCCGCCTGGTTCTTCGTCTTCGCCCTGCCTGTGCTGTTCGCTGTTCCCGAACTGCCCAAAACACCCCAAGCCCAACGGCTGGGGATGGTGGCCAGCTATGGGCTGCTGCTCCGGCGGATCAAGGCGATCTACGCCACGAGCCCGCACACCATTTACTTCCTGCTGGCCAGCGCTGTTTTCCGTGACGGACTGGCAGCGGTGTTTACCTTCGGCGGAATCATCGCCGCAGGCACCTTCGGCTTTGAGCTGTCGCAGGTCATCTTCTTCGCCATCTTTGGGAATGTGGTGGCGGCTGTCGGCGCCCTAATTGGGGGCTTCCTCGACGACAAGGTGGGGCCCAAGGCAGTCATCCTCGGGTCCTTGGTGGGACTCCTGATCGCCGGGACCGTCATCCTGGTGCTGGGCAACGGCGAGTATTCCTTCTTCGGCATGGACTGGCAGGGATCCACCACCTTCTGGGTGTTCGGGCTCTTCCTCTGCCTCTTCGTCGGGCCGGCGCAATCCTCGTCCCGCGCCTACCTGGCGCGCCTTGCCCCGGACGGCGAGTCCGGCGAGCTCTTCGGGCTCTATGCCACCACCGGCCGCGCCGTAAGTTTCCTGGCACCGGCCCTGTTTACCCTCTGCATCACCGTGGCCACGCCGCTGGTGGCACCGGGCGAGGCCCAGCGCTGGGGGATCCTCGGAATCATGGTGGTGCTCCTGGCCGGACTCCTGGTCCTGCTGCCGGTGAAGTCCCCGGACAAGGCCCCCATCGCGGTGGTCCCGGCCGCCTGA